In the Candidatus Eisenbacteria bacterium genome, one interval contains:
- a CDS encoding helix-turn-helix transcriptional regulator, with amino-acid sequence MKVIERVRTRIHVHSSLPKPAERRALREAAGLTQRELADTMGVDRTTVAHWESGRHTPNGKLLDAYVDALRTLQEAV; translated from the coding sequence GTGAAGGTGATTGAGCGGGTCAGAACCCGCATTCACGTGCATTCCTCGCTGCCCAAACCGGCCGAGCGCCGGGCGCTCCGAGAAGCCGCAGGCCTCACTCAGCGGGAACTCGCGGACACCATGGGCGTCGACCGGACGACGGTCGCCCACTGGGAATCCGGGCGACACACCCCGAACGGAAAACTCCTCGACGCGTACGTCGACGCGCTGCGCACCCTCCAGGAGGCCGTCTGA
- a CDS encoding HGGxSTG domain-containing protein, whose amino-acid sequence MGRRRCTARRTDGEPCGNRPLKGQMVCKFHGGNAPQAKAAAARRRVEVEARQVLAELGVSPVGDPLEALLRLAGQVLAWQEATAALVNRLDSVRYAGANGAEQLRAEVQLYERAMDRAIQVLSAIARLGIDERLVAVTEKQADAVVGAINAALEAAGVSGDQAERARRAAARHLRSVD is encoded by the coding sequence ATGGGTCGGCGGCGCTGTACGGCCCGTCGTACGGATGGTGAGCCGTGTGGTAACCGGCCGTTGAAGGGGCAGATGGTGTGCAAGTTCCACGGTGGTAATGCTCCGCAGGCGAAGGCGGCGGCAGCGCGTCGGCGGGTGGAGGTGGAGGCGCGCCAGGTGCTTGCCGAGTTGGGGGTGTCTCCGGTCGGTGATCCGCTGGAGGCCCTGCTCAGGCTCGCGGGTCAGGTTCTTGCCTGGCAGGAGGCGACGGCTGCGCTGGTGAACCGGCTCGACAGTGTCCGTTACGCGGGTGCCAATGGCGCCGAGCAGTTGCGTGCCGAAGTCCAGTTGTACGAGCGGGCGATGGATCGGGCGATTCAGGTGTTGTCGGCGATCGCGCGTCTGGGTATCGATGAGCGGCTTGTGGCGGTGACGGAGAAGCAGGCGGATGCTGTTGTTGGGGCGATCAATGCTGCGTTGGAGGCGGCGGGCGTGAGTGGGGATCAGGCGGAGCGGGCGCGGCGTGCGGCTGCACGGCATTTGAGGAGCGTGGACTGA
- a CDS encoding bifunctional DNA primase/polymerase, which yields MNVDIPLWFAAQDIHVFPYRPDDNKPYGNCKRCAPTLRDGKTTNPDYIPHDPRDCRCIASGGRCHALHAATTNPDLIRKWWEETPDANAGAHCGRSNIVGIDLDAHGHEPPEDGVFIRGERVDPAGITDGLDVFAALCELRGRCLPWIEHPTLAVLTKSGGIQAWFRVTSGYEWRGGDSVGHGFGWQADFKAGDQSMTLPGTVTRKGAYRALGDARSIAPLPTWLRTELERIGRWVDPNPPRFVAPPAPLKDLSRYTTRALERELGDLAAAQPGALHDAVRDCSYNIGQLVGAGLIDRDAARQAITAAAAQAGVSPEERKAQSTIRDGLNAGMRSPRKIGEAA from the coding sequence GTGAACGTCGACATCCCACTGTGGTTCGCCGCCCAGGACATCCACGTCTTCCCGTACCGGCCCGACGACAACAAGCCCTACGGCAACTGCAAGCGATGCGCCCCCACCCTGCGGGATGGGAAGACAACCAACCCCGACTACATCCCGCATGATCCGCGAGACTGCCGCTGCATCGCAAGTGGTGGCCGCTGCCACGCGCTGCACGCGGCCACCACCAACCCGGACCTCATCCGCAAGTGGTGGGAGGAAACCCCCGACGCCAACGCGGGCGCCCACTGCGGCCGCTCAAACATCGTCGGGATCGACCTCGACGCGCACGGCCACGAGCCACCTGAGGACGGGGTGTTCATCCGCGGCGAACGCGTTGACCCGGCCGGGATCACTGACGGCCTGGACGTGTTCGCAGCCCTGTGCGAACTGCGGGGCAGGTGCCTGCCGTGGATCGAGCATCCGACGCTGGCGGTCCTCACGAAGTCCGGCGGGATCCAAGCCTGGTTCCGTGTCACCAGCGGATACGAGTGGCGCGGCGGCGACTCGGTCGGGCACGGATTCGGATGGCAAGCCGACTTCAAGGCCGGCGACCAGTCAATGACGCTGCCCGGCACCGTCACCCGCAAGGGCGCGTATCGGGCGCTTGGCGATGCGCGGTCTATCGCGCCGCTCCCGACCTGGCTGCGTACGGAGTTGGAGCGTATCGGCCGGTGGGTCGACCCGAACCCGCCGCGGTTCGTGGCACCTCCGGCGCCGCTCAAGGACCTGTCCCGGTACACGACCCGGGCTCTTGAGCGTGAGCTCGGGGACCTGGCCGCCGCGCAGCCCGGCGCGCTGCACGACGCCGTCCGCGACTGCTCGTACAACATCGGCCAGCTGGTCGGCGCGGGCCTCATCGACCGTGACGCCGCGCGCCAAGCGATCACCGCAGCAGCAGCGCAAGCCGGAGTCAGTCCCGAAGAGCGGAAAGCCCAGAGCACAATTCGTGACGGCCTCAATGCCGGAATGCGGTCGCCTCGGAAGATCGGAGAAGCCGCGTGA